GTGAGCAGCATGGCGTCGATCAGGTCGGCGTACTGCGCGTAAGCGAAGCCCTCGTTCTTGCCGGGGATGTCGCGCAGCACGTAATCCAGATGGCCGACGGTGTCGTAGCCGTCGGTGACGGACAGGTTTTCCAGCTCTGTTTCGAAGTAGGCGCGGATCGAGGCTTCCTTGCTGCGCCCCTCGTAAAGCGTCTGGTCCTCCGTGTCGCGCCCCTCGAAAATGTGCGTCGAGCCGATCACCATGTCGAACGGGTAGTCGGCGTAGACTTTGTTGTGCTTTTCCGCCAGGTGGGGCTGCAGGCCGAACTCGATGCCCAAAAGCATCTCGATGCGTCCTTTGTAGGCTTCGCGCGTTTTCAGCAGTTTTTCGACGTAAGCGCCCACGTTGCCGTTCTCGTTCAGCTGGTAGGTGCTGTGCCATTGAGGATAATCGTAATCCTGGTGGTCGGTGATGCAGACGTACTTCATCCCCAGTTTGACGGCGCGGTCGAGCTGGTCTTCGATGGTCGTCTTCGAGTCGCTCGAAGCTTCCGTGTGAATGTGAACGTCGCAGTACATTTCCGCGCGCCTTTACTGCGCGGCGGCGCGCCGGGCGGCTTTTTCACGCTGCTTGCGGGTCGGCGACGTGCGCAGCCCCAGGCCGGTGAAACCGTAGAAAATGGCGAGGAGCCAGACGATCCAGCTGAAGAAGGAGTAGCGCAGGAACGTCGTGCTCGACGAGAAAAGCACGCTGGCGTAGAGGATCCCCGACGAAGTCCAGGGGAAGAAACCCGAGGTGCCCGTGCCGAAGTCCTCCAGCGTGCGGGACAGGTTCAGCGTGTTGACGCCCATCTCCTCGTATTTGGACTTGAACATGCTGCCGCCGATCAGCAGCGAGACCGTGGAAGAACCGCCGACGGCCGTCAGCACCACCATCGAGATTCCCGTGGTGAGGATCAGGCTGCCCGTGCTCTTGACGAAGCCCATCAGCGAATCCAGCAGCACGTCGAGACAGCCGCACTGCTCGGCGATGGCCGCGAAGTAGAAGCACAGCCAGGTGGCGACGAACGTCTTGTTCATGTCGGCGATGCCGCCGCGCTCGAGCAGCGTCTTGGCCGCCTTGCTCATGGCCGCGACGTCGAAATCGGGATGCGCCGCCAGCACCATTTTGGAATTGAAGCCGCCGTACAGCACGTTGACGGCGTCTTTGGCGGAGAATCCCTGGTAGAGCACGCCGATGACGACGGCGATGAAGCCGGCGCCGAAGAGCACCAGCGTGGTGGGCTTCTTCGTGAAAGACCCCCAAAGCAGGAACGCGACCGGGATCAGCAGCACCCAGTGGAACTTGAACATGGCGCTCAGCGACGCGAGCAGCGCCGCCGAATCCTTGCTGACCACCGCGGGCGTCTCGGGGGAGTTCATGCCGATGGAGACGTAAATGCCGATGGCGATCAGCGCCGCGGGAACGACCGTCTTGGACATGTTGATGATGTGATCGAAAATGTCGTTGTCCGTCGTCAACGAGGCCAGGACCGTCGTGTCGGAAAGAGGAGAAAGCTTGTCGCCGAACTGCGAACCGGCGTAGCAGGCTCCCGCCACCAGTCCCAGATTGACGTCCGGCATCGCCATGGCCAGCCCCATCATCGCCAGTCCCGCCGTGGACGCCGAACCGTTGGACGTACCGGTCACGGTCGAGAACACGCAGCAGAGCAAAAAGGCGCAAAGCGCGATCCAGCGCGGCGAGACCACCTGCAATCCGTAATAGATCAGCATCGGCAGCGTGCCGGAGAACATCAGCCCGCCCAGCATGAAGCCGATCGCCAGCAAAATCATGATCACCGGCACCGAACGGCCGATGCGTTTGCCCACGGCCGATTCCATCTCGTCCCAGGTGTAGCCGCACCGCCAGCTGATCAGCGCCGAATAGGCGGCGACCACGACCATCAGCGGCACGTAGTTCAGCCCCCACAGCGCGCCGGCGCCGAACGTCAGCAGCAGAAAAACAACCGTTGAGACCGCTTCGAACGTGGTCGGCTTTCTCTTCTCTCGCGCTTTCTTCTCCGCGCTGGACATGGAAAATCCCTCCCGATCGAGTGTTTTATGTGAAGGGAACCGGCGGTTCCCTAAACATCCTTTTGTCGCTGAATAAGTTCTAATTTGTATACAATGAAAATCTTATGACAATAGAATTATACCTTATACTATTTCTCATTTAAAGCACCTAACAATCCATTGTCTTGCGGTAATACTCCTTATGGTCTGAGCGGTGAGATTTCTGATCGTGCGGCACAGACGCTCGACAACGTTCTCAAGCGTCGAAAAAATCTCGTTTCGAAAGCCCTGACAGCGCAGCTCTCTCCAGATCTGCTCAATGGGGTTCATCTCGGGGGTATAGGGGGGAATATGGAACAGGGTGATGTTGGCAGGAACCTGAAGCGCTTTGGACTTGTGCCAGGCAGCTCCGTCACAGCAGAGCAGAATATGGTCTTCCGGAAATCGGTGTGAAAGTTCCCGCAGGAAAACGTTCATGCAATCGCTGTCGCAGTTGGGCATGATCAGAAAGAGGCTTTCTCCCGTAAGCGGCTCTACGGCACCGTAAGCATAGCGGTATTCGCGGATGTGAAGGCAGGGAACGTTCGGTCGAATGCCTTTCCTGCACCAGCAGTATTTGGGCGTGTTGATTCTGCCGAAGCCGGCTTCGTCCTGAAACATCAGTCTGACGTTCCCTGTTGTGGATAACTCTTTTAATTCCTGAACTTGAGCGTTAATTTTTTTGAGGCCTCGATGGCCTCCTCGTTCGCTTTCCTGGGGTGACGGCTGCGCGGCATGACTTTTCTCCAGCCATGACGTTTCAGGACCGCGTAAATCTGAGTCGGACTGATAGTATGTCCCACCGCGGTCTGATAGGCTTGGGCTATTTCCGCCACCGAAACGATTTCTCCTTTCCCGGCTTTCTCCAGGTAAGGAGCAAGTACGGCTTCTTCCTGCTCATAGGTCATGTTCCGATGGTTGCCGAGGTAATGGCATTGCAGCACATACGAGAGACCGCGATGGATAAACTGCGAGATGATCTTGCTGACGTTCGTGAAGTGGTATTCCGTGATTTCGCTGATTTCTTTCAGGGTTTTCCCTTCGGCGCGCAAGCTGAGGATTCTCAGTTTGGCTTCGATCTTCTTGTTGCGATTCTTTTTCCGCGCTGCTTCGATTTCCGCCTGCTGTTCCGATGTGATCTCGTATTTTACGGGCATTCTCCATCACCTCGGGTGCATTATAACTGAGGTACGGATACTTTGGCTATACTATAATGAAATAGTATTATAACAAAGCTTTGTCAATCGGGGCGAAGATATTTTTTCAAGAACGTTGGAATGCCGCAGCGCAACGACGCGAACAAAAACCGCGCCGGCGGAAAAACGTCGCGCCCGGACAAAAAACGGAGTCGGCCGAGAAACTCGACCGGCTCCGTTTTTTGTATGCGATTTTATTTTTTCTTCAGCTGACGCACCACGTCGATGACCGTGCCGTCGCGCCATTCGATGACGCCGACGATCCGGTCGGTGGTCTCGACGGGATCCATGGGGCCGGACATCCGCCTGGCCTTGTCGGCCAATTCGTCCATGGAGATCACCGGCACGTCACGGATCCCCCGGCACGCCTCGACCAGGTCGGCGCGGCGCGGATTGACGGTGATGCCGTACTCCGTGACGACGGCGTCGACGCATTCGCCGGGCGTCGTCACCGAGTAGACTGTGTCGGTGACGCAGGGGATGCGGCCGCGCAGCAGCGGCTGGGCGATGATCGTCAGTTTGGCGCTGGCCGCCGTGTCCTGATGGCCGCCGATGCCGTGCAGCAGCGCGCCGTCGGCTTCCGTGTTGACGTTGACGTTGAAGTCGCGGTCCACTTCCGTGGCGCCGAGAATGACCACGTCGAGCATGTTGACCGCGGCTCCCCGGTTCCATGGATTGGCGTACATGTCGGCGGAAATTTCCACGTGCCGCGGATCCGCGGCGATGGATCTGACCGCGCCGAGATCGAAGGACTGCACGTCGAGCAGCTTGTCGACCAGCCCCTCGCGAAGCAGGTCGACGAAATAGCTGGTGATGCCGCCCAGGCCGAAACTGCCTTTGATGCCTTTCCTGAGCATGGCGTCTTTCATGAACGCCGTCACGGCGAGGGCGATGCCGCCGGCGCCGGTCTGGAAGGAAATCCCGGTTTGGAAGTACGGGCTCGCTTCGATCAGTCTGGAGGCGTAGCGGGCGATGAGCAGCCGCAGCGGATCTCTCGTCACCTTGGTGGTGCCGGAGACGATGCCCGCGGGATCGCCGATGCTGGGGACCGCGACGACGAAGTCGGCGCAGGTCTGGTTGATCGAGATCGGCGCGTTGGGATAGGGCACGAGGTTGTCGGTGACGGCGACGACGCAGTCGGCGTACTGACAGTCGGTGAAGGCGTAGCCCAAAGACCCGCAGGCCGAGGGGCCCTGCACGCCGTTCATGTTGCCGTAACGGTCGCATGACGGCGCGGCCATGAAAGCCACGTCGATATGCACGTCGCCGCACATGATGGCGCGCGGCCGGCCGCCGTGGCTGCGCAGCACCGCGGGCTCCCCGAGCCCCCCCGCGGAGACGATCTGGCCGATGGGGCCGTTGACGGATCCCCAGATGCGGGCGACGACGCCCGATTGGATATGATCGATCAGATGCTTGTGCACGCCGAAAAGCGCCGTGGGAAAGAGGGTCAGGTCGCGGATTCCCATTTCCGCGCAGGCGTCGATCACCTGGTTGACCACGTAATCGCCGTTGCGCAGATGATGGTGGAAGGAAATGGTCATGCCGCTTTTCAGGCCGGACGCGGCGATGGCGGCTTTGAGGTCGGGCAGCACCTTGTCGGTGCGGTCGGCGTTGGTGACGCGCAGACGCGGGCCGACGA
This sequence is a window from Pyramidobacter sp. YE332. Protein-coding genes within it:
- a CDS encoding Na+/H+ antiporter NhaC family protein is translated as MSSAEKKAREKRKPTTFEAVSTVVFLLLTFGAGALWGLNYVPLMVVVAAYSALISWRCGYTWDEMESAVGKRIGRSVPVIMILLAIGFMLGGLMFSGTLPMLIYYGLQVVSPRWIALCAFLLCCVFSTVTGTSNGSASTAGLAMMGLAMAMPDVNLGLVAGACYAGSQFGDKLSPLSDTTVLASLTTDNDIFDHIINMSKTVVPAALIAIGIYVSIGMNSPETPAVVSKDSAALLASLSAMFKFHWVLLIPVAFLLWGSFTKKPTTLVLFGAGFIAVVIGVLYQGFSAKDAVNVLYGGFNSKMVLAAHPDFDVAAMSKAAKTLLERGGIADMNKTFVATWLCFYFAAIAEQCGCLDVLLDSLMGFVKSTGSLILTTGISMVVLTAVGGSSTVSLLIGGSMFKSKYEEMGVNTLNLSRTLEDFGTGTSGFFPWTSSGILYASVLFSSSTTFLRYSFFSWIVWLLAIFYGFTGLGLRTSPTRKQREKAARRAAAQ
- a CDS encoding winged helix-turn-helix domain-containing protein, with the translated sequence MPVKYEITSEQQAEIEAARKKNRNKKIEAKLRILSLRAEGKTLKEISEITEYHFTNVSKIISQFIHRGLSYVLQCHYLGNHRNMTYEQEEAVLAPYLEKAGKGEIVSVAEIAQAYQTAVGHTISPTQIYAVLKRHGWRKVMPRSRHPRKANEEAIEASKKLTLKFRN
- the citF gene encoding citrate lyase subunit alpha yields the protein MPLNALGRDIPAFIEGYGKVKPYRGAFALQPSGNVVGPRLRVTNADRTDKVLPDLKAAIAASGLKSGMTISFHHHLRNGDYVVNQVIDACAEMGIRDLTLFPTALFGVHKHLIDHIQSGVVARIWGSVNGPIGQIVSAGGLGEPAVLRSHGGRPRAIMCGDVHIDVAFMAAPSCDRYGNMNGVQGPSACGSLGYAFTDCQYADCVVAVTDNLVPYPNAPISINQTCADFVVAVPSIGDPAGIVSGTTKVTRDPLRLLIARYASRLIEASPYFQTGISFQTGAGGIALAVTAFMKDAMLRKGIKGSFGLGGITSYFVDLLREGLVDKLLDVQSFDLGAVRSIAADPRHVEISADMYANPWNRGAAVNMLDVVILGATEVDRDFNVNVNTEADGALLHGIGGHQDTAASAKLTIIAQPLLRGRIPCVTDTVYSVTTPGECVDAVVTEYGITVNPRRADLVEACRGIRDVPVISMDELADKARRMSGPMDPVETTDRIVGVIEWRDGTVIDVVRQLKKK
- a CDS encoding histidinol-phosphatase HisJ family protein translates to MYCDVHIHTEASSDSKTTIEDQLDRAVKLGMKYVCITDHQDYDYPQWHSTYQLNENGNVGAYVEKLLKTREAYKGRIEMLLGIEFGLQPHLAEKHNKVYADYPFDMVIGSTHIFEGRDTEDQTLYEGRSKEASIRAYFETELENLSVTDGYDTVGHLDYVLRDIPGKNEGFAYAQYADLIDAMLLTAIRKNKAVELNTKSLVVGMRDSSPGREVFKRYRELGGELVTLGSDAHFPERIGACFDIAGDILKDAGFTYYCVFKNHQPEFLPL
- a CDS encoding IS630 family transposase; the encoded protein is MFQDEAGFGRINTPKYCWCRKGIRPNVPCLHIREYRYAYGAVEPLTGESLFLIMPNCDSDCMNVFLRELSHRFPEDHILLCCDGAAWHKSKALQVPANITLFHIPPYTPEMNPIEQIWRELRCQGFRNEIFSTLENVVERLCRTIRNLTAQTIRSITARQWIVRCFK